A DNA window from Arachis hypogaea cultivar Tifrunner chromosome 18, arahy.Tifrunner.gnm2.J5K5, whole genome shotgun sequence contains the following coding sequences:
- the LOC140181230 gene encoding protein FAR1-RELATED SEQUENCE 5-like, which translates to MTDADKAQADSLHFYGVRTCHIMGFMVAQKGGPNRAGFTKKDLYNHFDRSRRAKIKDGDAHAALSYLISKADEDPLLQGKFTLKDGTNHHGQICIFGCGLLSDEKRETYVLVLNMFMEIMGNKQPIAVVTDGDLAMREAIKEVLPNAAHRLCAWHLYRNACEAIKNSKFLDGLKHLMYGNFFPEEFERRWHNLISEYGLSGNEWLQKTYGIKEMWASSYLNDKFFGGIRTTSQCEGIHSLIKNYISKKCYLLELIHNFNEALTQYRTNELLSDFKSLFTTPVLTTCLQDIEKQAADIFTRSMFKEVRCEIEEAGKLNVTHSVSNNEVKVRINKYRQPRRECEVQYDKATKKFACDCRLFKSRDIPCCHIFCTMRHDHIDIIPDTLVCTRWTKNAKKDYVCSVTSAETDSENIAGIRYGALATLCFTLCESASKNRDDFMEIRDDIFGLIQKLKKRRDPDSNVLSNVCMVGDPTVVKTKGAPRQNRWAIKSRKCSHCTRRGHTIRRCPELYSRDVLHTGHHQSSDELNDEKSYSEEEINHQRNDESNVQSVDHRYFNDNGTNKLATQKNKNGVKATKDTRVDDTSLKSKKYKRMCSNIRY; encoded by the exons ATGACTGACGCTGATAAAGCACAGGCTGATAGTTTGCACTTTTATGGTGTTAGAACTTGTCATATAATGGGGTTCATGGTGGCACAAAAAGGAGGTCCGAACAGGGCGGGATTCACAAAAAAAGATCTATACAATCATTTTGACAGATCGAGGCGTGCAAAGATAAAAGATGGTGATGCACATGCAGCATTGAGTTACCTAATTTCTAAGGCAGATGAAGATCCACTATTGCAAGGGAAGTTTACTTTGAAGGATG GAACAAATCATCATGGACAAATATGCATTTTTGGTTGTGGTTTATTATCCGATGAGAAGCGGGAAACCTATGTTTTGGTGTTGAATATGTTCATGGAGATAATGGGTAATAAACAACCTATAGCTGTGGTGACAGATGGAGATCTTGCAATGAGGGAGGCAATAAAAGAAGTTCTTCCAAACGCTGCACACCGTCTTTGTGCATGGCATCTCTACCGTAATGCCTGTGAAGCTATAAAGAATTCAAAATTCTTAGATGGGTTAAAGCACCTAATGTATGGAAATTTTTTTCCTGAAGAGTTTGAGAGAAGATGGCATAACTTGATATCCGAGTACGGGCTTTCTGGGAATGAATGGTTGCAAAAGACATACGGGATCAAAGAAATGTGGGCTTCCTCATATTTAAATGATAAATTTTTCGGTGGAATCAGGACTACGTCACAATGCGAAGGTATCCACTCCTTGATAAAGAATTACATTAGTAAAAAGTGCTACCTTTTGGAATTGATACACAACTTTAATGAAGCATTGACGCAGTATCGGACAAATGAACTCTTATCCGATTTTAAATCATTGTTTACAACTCCTGTGTTGACCACGTGTCTTCAAGACATTGAGAAGCAAGCGGCCGATATTTTCACCAGAAGCATGTTTAAAGAGGTTCGGTGTGAGATAGAAGAAGCTGGCAAATTAAATGTTACACATTCAGTAAGCAACAATGAAGTTAAGGtgagaataaataaatataggcaACCCAGGAGGGAATGTGAAGTACAATATGATAAAGCCACTAAAAAATTTGCTTGTGATTGTCGTCTGTTTAAAAGTCGTGACATTCCATGTTGTCATATTTTTTGTACTATGAGACATGACCACATCGATATCATTCCTGATACTCTTGTCTGCACGAGGTGGACTAAAAATGCTAAGAAGGATTATGTATGTTCAGTTACATCCGCAGAAACTGACTCTGAAAATATTGCTGGTATTAGATATGGTGCTCTAGCAACACTATGCTTCACATTATGTGAGTCGGCATCAAAGAACCGAGATGACTTCATGGAGATTAGAGATGACATTTTTGGACTAATCCAAAAACTTAAAAAGAGGCGCGATCCTGACTCAAATGTTCTTTCTAATGTGTGTATGGTCGGTGACCCAACTGTTGTAAAGACGAAGGGAGCCCCTCGTCAAAATAGATGGGCAATAAAATCTCGTAAGTGTTCTCATTGTACACGTCGTGGTCATACGATTCGAAGGTGTCCAGAATTATACAGTAGAGACGTCCTACATACTGGTCATCACCAATCGAGTGATGAACTCAATGATGAGAAg AGTTATTCTGAAGAAGAAATAAATCACCAAAGAAATGATGAGAGCAATGTTCAGAGTGTAGATCACAGATATTTTAATGACAATGGAACAAATAAATTAGCTACACAAAAAAATAAGAATGGAGTTAAGGCTACCAAG GATACAAGAGTTGATGACACAAGTTTAAAGTCCAAAAAGTATAAACGAATGTGTTCTAATATAC GTTATTAA